A genomic segment from Pseudomonas sp. S09G 359 encodes:
- a CDS encoding dihydrofolate reductase has translation MKKTLPLSLIAALGENRVIGVDNSMPWHLPGDFKYFKATTLGKPIIMGRKTWDSLGRPLPGRLNLVVSRQTDLTLEGAEVFPSLDAAVERAEAWALEQGVDELMLIGGAQLYAQGLEQADRLYLTRVALSPEGDAWFPEFDMNQWKLVSNLENPAEGDKPAYNFEVWEKA, from the coding sequence ATGAAAAAAACTCTCCCTTTAAGCCTGATCGCAGCCCTCGGTGAAAACCGTGTGATCGGCGTCGACAACAGCATGCCCTGGCATTTGCCGGGGGATTTCAAATATTTCAAGGCCACCACGCTCGGCAAGCCGATCATCATGGGGCGCAAGACCTGGGATTCCCTGGGCCGACCGCTGCCGGGGCGCTTGAACCTGGTGGTTAGCCGTCAGACCGACCTGACGCTGGAAGGTGCGGAAGTTTTTCCGTCACTCGACGCGGCGGTTGAGCGGGCTGAGGCCTGGGCGCTGGAGCAGGGCGTGGATGAGCTGATGCTGATCGGCGGCGCGCAGCTGTATGCGCAGGGGCTGGAGCAGGCGGATCGCCTGTATTTGACGCGTGTGGCGTTGAGCCCGGAAGGGGATGCATGGTTTCCGGAGTTTGATATGAACCAGTGGAAGTTGGTGTCGAATCTGGAGAATCCGGCTGAGGGGGATAAGCCGGCTTACAACTTTGAGGTTTGGGAAAAAGCCTAA
- a CDS encoding DUF2868 domain-containing protein, whose product MTALNPLHKLWLTETVRLREEHAGPLEDLEANRLARTAGGDLPTRIQHRALHLAERDGLTAALTRWLQGARLALVLLAIVAVVSGAGLGFAALGNGLAPVNVFWALGSLLGLNLMLLISWALGLVFAGEHAASLGRLWLWLSEKLARDAKAAQLAPALLLLLQRQKLNRWAVGVLVNSLWLLALLSAMVIVLTLLATRRYGFVWETTILGADTFVAVTQALGALPALLGFNVPTVEMIRASGDAALNIESARQAWAAWLVGVLLVYGLLPRLVLALLCLWRWQRGRAALRLDLNLPGYSQLRERLMPSSERLGVNDAAPQQLHHVTGGVSELESDGALLVAIELDDQHPWPPKLPVKVKNAGILDSRESRNKLLEQLSRFPPARLAIACDPRRSPDRGSLALIAELARSATATRVWLLQAPPGQALDAERLGDWHAALQQLELPFADCAPLNWLETGHD is encoded by the coding sequence GTGACTGCACTGAACCCCCTGCACAAACTCTGGCTGACCGAAACCGTGCGCCTGCGTGAAGAACACGCCGGCCCTCTGGAAGACCTCGAAGCCAACCGCCTGGCCCGCACGGCCGGCGGCGACTTGCCCACGCGCATCCAGCACCGTGCCCTGCACCTCGCCGAGCGCGATGGCCTCACCGCCGCCCTCACCCGCTGGCTGCAAGGTGCGCGACTGGCGCTGGTGTTGTTGGCGATCGTCGCCGTGGTCAGTGGTGCCGGCCTGGGCTTTGCCGCGCTGGGCAATGGCCTGGCCCCAGTCAATGTGTTCTGGGCCTTGGGCAGCCTGCTCGGCTTGAATCTCATGTTGCTGATCAGCTGGGCCCTGGGCCTGGTGTTTGCCGGCGAACACGCCGCCAGCCTGGGGCGCCTGTGGTTGTGGCTCAGCGAGAAACTCGCGCGTGATGCCAAGGCCGCGCAACTGGCGCCCGCCTTGCTGCTGCTGTTGCAGCGCCAGAAACTCAATCGCTGGGCAGTCGGCGTGCTGGTCAACAGCCTGTGGTTGCTGGCGTTGCTCAGTGCCATGGTGATTGTGCTTACCTTACTCGCCACGCGCCGCTACGGCTTTGTGTGGGAAACCACCATCCTCGGCGCCGATACCTTTGTGGCCGTGACCCAGGCCCTCGGCGCCCTGCCCGCCCTGCTTGGGTTTAATGTGCCGACGGTGGAAATGATCCGCGCCAGCGGCGATGCCGCGCTGAATATCGAAAGCGCCCGCCAAGCCTGGGCCGCCTGGCTGGTGGGCGTGCTGCTGGTGTACGGCCTGCTGCCGCGGCTGGTCCTCGCCCTGCTGTGCCTGTGGCGCTGGCAACGTGGGCGCGCCGCCCTGCGCCTGGACCTCAACCTGCCCGGCTACAGCCAATTGCGCGAACGTCTGATGCCGAGCAGTGAGCGCCTGGGGGTCAACGATGCCGCGCCGCAACAGCTGCATCACGTCACCGGCGGGGTCAGCGAACTGGAAAGCGACGGCGCCCTGTTGGTGGCCATCGAACTGGACGACCAACACCCGTGGCCGCCCAAACTACCCGTCAAGGTAAAAAACGCCGGCATCCTCGACAGCCGCGAGTCACGCAACAAGCTCCTGGAGCAACTCAGCCGCTTCCCACCCGCACGCCTGGCCATCGCCTGCGACCCACGGCGCTCGCCGGACCGCGGCAGCCTGGCACTCATCGCCGAACTCGCGCGCAGCGCCACGGCCACCCGCGTATGGCTGCTGCAAGCCCCGCCCGGCCAGGCGCTGGACGCCGAACGCCTGGGTGATTGGCACGCCGCGCTGCAGCAGCTGGAGCTGCCCTTCGCCGATTGCGCGCCGCTGAATTGGCTGGAGACCGGTCATGACTAA
- a CDS encoding DUF3482 domain-containing protein, giving the protein MTKPLKLAVVGHTNVGKTSLLRTLTRDVGFGEVSHRPSTTRHVEGARLSVDGDALLELYDTPGLEDAIALLDYLERLDRPGERLDGPARLARFLEGSEARQRFEQEAKVLRQLLASDAGLYVIDAREPVLAKYRDELQVLASCGKPLLPVLNFVSSSDHREPDWREALARLGLHALVRFDSVAPPEDGERRLYESLALLLENARPQLERLILDQQAQRQARQQSAARLIAELLIDCAACRRSVVSEDEQQAIGDLRKAVRQREQKCVEALLKLFGFRAQDAAASDLPLLDGRWGDDLFNPETLKQLGVRVGGGIAAGAAAGAGVDLLVGGLTLGAAAIAGAIAGGALQTARSYGSRLLGKLKGQRELTVDDSVLRLLALRQRQLLKALNLRGHAAMHSIKVDTPQDKTWREGKLPDALHKARAHPQWSSLNPHAKLSQAERQEQVEALAQRLDET; this is encoded by the coding sequence ATGACTAAACCACTGAAACTCGCCGTGGTCGGCCACACCAATGTCGGCAAGACCTCGCTGCTGCGCACCCTCACGCGGGATGTGGGCTTCGGCGAAGTCTCCCACCGCCCCAGCACCACGCGGCATGTAGAAGGTGCGCGGTTGTCGGTGGACGGCGATGCCTTGCTGGAGCTGTATGACACGCCCGGCCTGGAAGATGCCATCGCCCTGCTCGACTACCTGGAACGCCTCGACCGCCCTGGCGAACGTCTTGACGGCCCGGCGCGCCTGGCACGTTTCCTGGAAGGCAGCGAAGCGCGCCAGCGTTTCGAACAGGAAGCCAAGGTGCTGCGCCAACTGCTGGCCTCGGACGCCGGCCTGTATGTGATCGATGCCCGCGAGCCGGTGCTGGCCAAGTACCGCGACGAGTTGCAAGTGCTGGCCAGTTGCGGCAAGCCATTGCTGCCGGTGCTCAACTTTGTCAGCAGCAGCGACCACCGCGAGCCGGACTGGCGCGAAGCCCTGGCGCGCCTGGGCCTGCACGCACTGGTGCGCTTCGACAGCGTGGCGCCGCCGGAAGACGGCGAACGCAGGCTGTATGAAAGCCTGGCCCTGCTGCTGGAAAACGCGCGGCCGCAGCTGGAACGGCTGATCCTCGATCAGCAGGCCCAGCGCCAGGCCCGCCAGCAAAGCGCCGCGCGCTTGATCGCCGAACTGTTGATCGACTGCGCTGCGTGCCGGCGCAGTGTGGTCAGCGAAGATGAGCAGCAAGCCATCGGCGACTTGCGCAAGGCTGTGCGCCAGCGTGAACAAAAGTGTGTCGAAGCCCTGCTCAAATTGTTCGGCTTCCGCGCGCAGGATGCCGCCGCCAGCGACTTGCCCTTGCTGGACGGGCGTTGGGGCGATGACCTGTTCAACCCGGAAACCCTCAAGCAGCTCGGCGTACGCGTCGGTGGCGGCATCGCCGCAGGCGCCGCCGCCGGGGCCGGGGTGGATTTACTGGTCGGCGGCCTGACCCTTGGTGCCGCTGCCATCGCCGGTGCCATTGCCGGTGGCGCGCTGCAAACCGCACGCAGTTACGGCAGCCGCCTGCTCGGCAAACTCAAGGGCCAGCGCGAGCTGACCGTCGACGACAGCGTGTTGCGCCTGCTCGCCTTGCGCCAACGCCAGCTGCTCAAGGCCTTGAACCTGCGCGGCCATGCGGCGATGCACAGCATCAAGGTCGACACGCCCCAGGACAAAACCTGGCGCGAAGGCAAGCTGCCGGACGCGCTGCACAAGGCCCGCGCCCACCCGCAATGGTCGTCCCTCAACCCCCACGCCAAGCTCAGCCAGGCCGAGCGTCAGGAACAGGTCGAAGCCCTGGCCCAGCGCCTCGACGAAACCTAG
- a CDS encoding phosphonate degradation HD-domain oxygenase, producing the protein MSPEQAIAEVFGLYEQHGTADYIGEPVSQIEHMSQAAQLAMAEGYDDEVVLAAFFHDIGHICSRGGENMGGYGVVSHERLGADYLRRAGFSERMAKLVEYHVQAKRYLTFSQPDYYARLSEASRRTLGYQGGVMTAEEAQAFEQDPLCQLSLRMRHWDEQAKAMHVPVLDLEVLKAKARQLLAA; encoded by the coding sequence ATGAGCCCGGAACAGGCGATTGCCGAAGTCTTCGGCTTGTATGAGCAGCACGGCACGGCGGATTACATCGGCGAGCCGGTGTCGCAGATCGAACATATGTCCCAGGCCGCGCAGCTTGCCATGGCCGAGGGCTATGACGATGAAGTGGTGCTGGCGGCGTTTTTCCACGATATCGGGCATATCTGCAGCAGGGGCGGTGAGAACATGGGCGGTTATGGGGTGGTCAGCCATGAGCGGCTGGGCGCGGATTACCTGCGCCGCGCGGGCTTCAGCGAACGCATGGCCAAGCTGGTGGAATACCACGTGCAGGCCAAGCGTTACCTGACCTTCAGCCAGCCGGACTATTACGCACGCCTGAGCGAAGCCAGCCGCCGCACCCTGGGTTACCAGGGCGGCGTGATGACGGCCGAGGAGGCCCAGGCCTTTGAGCAAGACCCGCTGTGCCAGCTCAGCTTGCGCATGCGCCACTGGGACGAACAGGCCAAGGCAATGCACGTGCCGGTACTCGACCTCGAAGTGCTCAAGGCCAAGGCCCGGCAGTTGCTCGCAGCCTAG
- a CDS encoding TIGR03364 family FAD-dependent oxidoreductase: MTQLLIIGAGILGLSHAYAAAKRGLKVKVFERSATPLGASVRNFGQALVTGQPPGPMLDLARQSRDIWGHWGQAAGIQLKRNGSYLFARTEAEEHLLEAFCAGRAREHGYNVDLLQGAALKDVYGGQFRHHRAALHGKDDQQLYSREAIPALINYLAQELKVEFHFSTLVRDVEPGQLHSTAGSFRGEQIIVCSGHDYQTLLAEQIAELNPQICRLQMLRARPAVNLNLQHALLTGLSCVHYGAFADLPQAAPVQAQILREAPHLHEHGIHLLISPTPHGELIIGDSHHYGSDASPFNAEQVDDWMIELAEQTLGCKIQVVERWQGVYGSRGPGPFSFLRAAPGVSAALMHTGVGMSVGPALAERNISALWGDA, encoded by the coding sequence ATGACACAACTGCTGATCATCGGCGCCGGCATCCTCGGCCTCTCCCACGCCTACGCCGCCGCCAAGCGCGGCCTCAAGGTCAAGGTGTTCGAGCGCAGCGCCACGCCGCTCGGCGCCTCGGTGCGCAATTTCGGCCAGGCATTGGTCACCGGGCAACCGCCCGGGCCGATGCTCGACCTGGCACGCCAGAGCCGTGATATCTGGGGCCACTGGGGGCAGGCGGCCGGCATCCAGCTCAAGCGCAATGGCTCCTACCTGTTCGCCCGCACTGAAGCCGAAGAGCATCTGCTCGAAGCTTTCTGCGCCGGCCGCGCTCGGGAGCACGGCTACAACGTCGACCTGCTGCAAGGCGCGGCACTCAAGGATGTGTACGGCGGCCAGTTCCGTCATCACCGCGCCGCGCTGCATGGCAAGGACGATCAGCAGCTGTATTCCCGCGAGGCGATCCCGGCGCTGATCAATTATCTGGCTCAAGAGCTGAAGGTGGAGTTTCATTTCTCCACCCTGGTGCGCGACGTGGAGCCTGGCCAGTTGCACAGCACGGCGGGCAGTTTTCGTGGCGAACAGATCATTGTCTGCTCCGGCCACGACTACCAAACCCTGCTGGCCGAGCAGATAGCCGAACTCAACCCACAGATTTGCCGCCTGCAAATGCTGCGCGCCCGCCCGGCGGTCAACCTGAACCTGCAACATGCCTTGCTCACGGGCCTGAGCTGCGTGCACTACGGCGCCTTCGCCGACCTGCCGCAAGCTGCGCCGGTACAGGCGCAGATCCTGCGTGAGGCACCGCACCTGCATGAACACGGGATTCACCTGCTCATCAGCCCGACGCCCCATGGCGAGTTGATCATTGGCGATTCCCACCATTACGGCAGCGATGCCTCGCCGTTCAACGCCGAGCAGGTCGATGACTGGATGATCGAATTGGCCGAGCAAACCTTGGGCTGCAAGATCCAGGTGGTCGAGCGCTGGCAGGGTGTCTACGGTTCACGTGGGCCGGGGCCGTTTTCATTCCTGCGCGCGGCGCCGGGCGTCAGTGCGGCGTTGATGCACACAGGTGTGGGCATGAGCGTGGGGCCGGCGCTGGCCGAACGCAATATCAGCGCACTGTGGGGAGATGCGTGA
- a CDS encoding putative 2-aminoethylphosphonate ABC transporter substrate-binding protein → MFKPLALVAAVLTAFSLNAFAKTELTVYTALEAEQLKSYKKAFEQANPDVEIKWVRDSTGIITAKLLAEKARPQADVVWGLAASSLAILDQQGMLDNYAPKDLDKIGKNYRDAANPPAWVGMDVWAATICFNTVEAEKQGLTKPVSWQDLTKPEYKGKIVMPNPASSGTGFLDVSAWLQTFGEKQGWQYMDDLHQNIGQYVHSGSKPCKLAASGEFPIGISFEYPAVQLKRQGAPLDIILPKEGLGWDIEATAVIKGTAHADAAKKLADFSASPAAMELYKENFAVLAQPGIAKPQTELPADYEQRLIKNDFSWASKNRDSILTEWRKRYDGKSEKVAGQ, encoded by the coding sequence ATGTTCAAGCCCCTGGCGCTGGTCGCTGCGGTACTCACTGCATTCAGCCTGAATGCCTTCGCCAAGACCGAGCTGACCGTGTACACGGCCCTCGAAGCCGAGCAGTTGAAGAGCTACAAAAAGGCCTTTGAGCAGGCCAACCCTGATGTCGAGATCAAGTGGGTGCGCGATTCCACCGGGATCATCACCGCCAAGCTGCTGGCCGAGAAAGCCCGCCCGCAAGCCGACGTAGTCTGGGGCCTGGCCGCCTCCAGCCTGGCGATCCTCGACCAGCAAGGCATGCTGGATAACTACGCACCCAAGGACCTGGACAAGATCGGCAAGAACTACCGCGACGCCGCCAACCCACCCGCCTGGGTCGGCATGGATGTGTGGGCCGCAACCATCTGCTTCAACACCGTCGAAGCCGAAAAACAGGGCCTGACCAAGCCGGTGAGCTGGCAAGACCTGACCAAGCCTGAGTACAAGGGCAAGATCGTAATGCCCAACCCGGCGTCTTCGGGCACCGGCTTTCTGGACGTGAGCGCTTGGTTGCAAACCTTCGGCGAGAAGCAGGGTTGGCAGTACATGGACGACCTGCACCAGAACATCGGCCAGTACGTTCACTCCGGTTCCAAGCCGTGCAAGCTGGCGGCGTCGGGTGAGTTCCCGATTGGTATTTCGTTTGAATACCCGGCGGTGCAGCTCAAACGCCAAGGCGCACCGCTGGACATCATCCTGCCGAAAGAAGGGCTGGGCTGGGACATCGAAGCCACTGCTGTGATCAAGGGCACCGCCCACGCCGATGCGGCTAAAAAGCTCGCCGACTTCTCCGCCAGCCCTGCCGCGATGGAGTTGTACAAGGAAAACTTTGCCGTGCTCGCCCAGCCGGGGATTGCCAAGCCGCAGACTGAGCTGCCGGCCGATTATGAGCAGCGGTTGATCAAGAATGACTTCTCCTGGGCCTCGAAAAACCGCGATAGCATTTTGACCGAGTGGCGCAAGCGGTATGACGGTAAGTCGGAGAAGGTGGCGGGTCAGTAA
- a CDS encoding putative 2-aminoethylphosphonate ABC transporter permease subunit, translating to MAAVMTLPRQVSRAELGDRIFVVGGKLLWLVLLGIAVLLPLLAIFWRGFSSEAGQGGGLVAARELLASDNFHWLLGNSLKVSLSVAAIVVPLAYLFAYALQRTLIPGKAIWRGLSLLPLMAPSMLPGIALVYLFGNQGLLRGLLSDNIYGFWGIVLGEVIYTFPHALMILLSALSLADARLFDAASSMGASPARAFRSITWPATRQAVFAAFCLVFTLTITDFGVPVVVGGDYQVLALEAYKAVVGQQQFGRGALIGMVLLLPALFSFAVDAWLRRRHGDSMSGRAQVFQPAPSRTRDACYLALVLLICAVLLLVFGMAVYSSLVKFWPYNLSLSLSHYQFEDTAGGGWLAYRNSLTMALCTALVGSVLIFTGAYLMEKTQGQKSLNLALRMLSFVPMAVPGLVLGLGYVFFFNLNGNPLHVFYGTMTLLVVCTIAHYLTTAQMTATTALRQLDAEFEAAALSLKAPLYRHYLKVTVPICLPALLDIVRYLFVSAMTTVSAAIFLYSPDTILAAVAVLNMDDAGNVGGAAAMSTLILFTSAGVSLLLAWASRGALRRSQAWRQTAPGQ from the coding sequence ATGGCCGCGGTGATGACGCTGCCGCGCCAGGTGTCCCGCGCCGAACTCGGTGATCGCATTTTCGTCGTCGGCGGCAAGCTCTTGTGGCTTGTGCTGCTGGGTATCGCCGTATTGCTGCCGTTGTTGGCGATCTTCTGGCGCGGCTTCAGCAGTGAAGCCGGGCAGGGCGGTGGGCTGGTTGCCGCGCGGGAATTGCTCGCCAGCGATAACTTCCACTGGTTGCTCGGCAATAGCCTGAAAGTTTCCCTCAGCGTGGCGGCCATCGTCGTACCGCTGGCTTACCTGTTTGCCTACGCCCTGCAACGCACACTTATCCCCGGTAAGGCCATCTGGCGCGGCCTGTCACTGCTGCCGCTGATGGCGCCGTCGATGTTGCCAGGCATTGCGCTGGTGTACCTGTTCGGTAACCAGGGCCTGTTGCGCGGTTTGCTCTCGGACAATATCTACGGCTTCTGGGGCATTGTTCTCGGGGAGGTGATTTACACCTTCCCACACGCCTTGATGATCTTGCTGTCGGCACTGTCCCTGGCGGATGCGCGCCTGTTCGATGCGGCCTCAAGCATGGGTGCCAGCCCGGCGCGGGCGTTTCGCAGCATTACCTGGCCGGCCACGCGCCAGGCGGTGTTCGCCGCGTTTTGCCTGGTGTTCACCCTCACCATCACCGACTTCGGCGTGCCCGTGGTGGTCGGCGGCGACTATCAAGTATTAGCGCTGGAGGCCTACAAGGCGGTGGTCGGCCAGCAACAATTTGGTCGTGGCGCGTTGATCGGCATGGTGTTGCTGTTGCCAGCGCTGTTCAGCTTTGCGGTGGATGCCTGGTTGCGCCGCCGGCATGGCGACTCCATGAGCGGCCGCGCCCAGGTGTTCCAGCCGGCGCCGTCGCGCACAAGAGACGCCTGCTACCTGGCCCTCGTGCTGCTGATCTGCGCCGTGTTGCTGCTGGTGTTCGGTATGGCGGTGTACTCCTCGCTGGTCAAATTCTGGCCGTACAACCTGTCGCTGTCCCTCAGCCACTACCAGTTTGAAGACACGGCCGGTGGCGGCTGGCTGGCCTACCGCAACAGCCTGACCATGGCCCTGTGCACGGCATTGGTCGGCAGTGTGCTGATCTTCACCGGCGCCTACCTGATGGAAAAGACCCAGGGGCAAAAGAGCCTCAACCTGGCGTTGCGCATGCTCAGCTTTGTGCCGATGGCCGTGCCGGGGTTGGTGCTGGGCCTGGGCTATGTGTTCTTTTTCAACCTCAACGGTAACCCGCTGCATGTGTTCTACGGGACCATGACGTTGCTGGTGGTGTGCACGATTGCTCATTATTTGACCACCGCACAGATGACCGCCACCACCGCGCTGCGCCAACTGGACGCTGAATTCGAAGCCGCTGCCTTGTCCCTCAAAGCACCGCTCTACCGCCATTACTTGAAAGTGACGGTGCCGATCTGCCTGCCGGCGCTGCTGGACATCGTGCGCTACCTGTTTGTGTCGGCGATGACCACCGTGTCCGCCGCGATCTTCCTCTACAGCCCCGACACCATCCTCGCCGCCGTCGCCGTGTTGAACATGGACGACGCCGGCAACGTCGGCGGTGCGGCGGCCATGTCGACCCTGATTCTGTTCACGTCGGCCGGCGTTTCGCTGCTGCTGGCGTGGGCCTCACGTGGCGCGTTGCGCCGCTCCCAAGCCTGGCGCCAGACCGCGCCCGGCCAATAA
- a CDS encoding putative 2-aminoethylphosphonate ABC transporter ATP-binding protein has protein sequence MNTALTQPGAPMKVRGIQKRFGAFTALDNVSLDVAAGELVCLLGPSGCGKTTLLRCIAGLERQDSGELYLGNRDVSLLPPQARDYGILFQSYALFPNLSVEANIGYGLTGSGRDEVRQRVGQMLELVGLVGSEKKYPGQLSGGQQQRVALARALAPAPSLLLLDEPMSALDARVREHLCTELRQLQRRLGITTLMVTHNQDEAMLMADRIAVMNNGKVEQYATPQEIYDRPATPFVAEFVGQGNWLPFSRNSASHAQVGGMNMRLADDAGVARSGRLFCRPEAISVNPPVHEENLFPAKVREITFLGNRCRMSFELEQLPGHPLLAELAPEAMPRLGAQDIWVALPPRSLQVFA, from the coding sequence ATGAACACAGCCCTGACCCAACCCGGCGCGCCGATGAAGGTGCGTGGTATCCAGAAACGCTTCGGCGCCTTCACCGCGTTGGACAACGTGTCCCTGGACGTCGCCGCTGGCGAGCTGGTGTGCCTGCTGGGCCCGTCGGGTTGCGGCAAGACCACCTTGCTGCGCTGCATCGCGGGCCTGGAGCGCCAGGACAGCGGCGAACTTTACTTGGGCAACCGCGACGTTTCCCTACTGCCGCCCCAGGCTCGGGACTACGGCATTCTGTTCCAGTCCTACGCACTGTTTCCCAACCTCAGCGTTGAAGCGAATATCGGCTACGGCCTCACCGGCAGCGGCCGCGATGAAGTGCGCCAGCGTGTCGGCCAGATGCTCGAACTGGTAGGGCTGGTCGGCAGCGAGAAAAAATACCCCGGCCAACTTTCTGGCGGCCAACAGCAACGCGTGGCCCTGGCCCGCGCCCTGGCACCGGCGCCTTCGTTGCTGTTGCTGGATGAGCCGATGTCGGCCCTCGACGCCCGTGTACGCGAGCACCTGTGCACCGAGCTGCGCCAACTGCAACGGCGCCTGGGCATCACCACCTTGATGGTGACCCACAACCAGGACGAAGCCATGCTGATGGCCGACCGTATCGCCGTGATGAACAACGGCAAGGTCGAGCAATACGCCACGCCCCAGGAGATCTACGACCGCCCGGCCACGCCATTCGTGGCAGAGTTTGTCGGCCAGGGTAACTGGCTGCCGTTCAGTCGCAACAGCGCCAGCCACGCCCAGGTGGGCGGGATGAACATGCGCCTGGCCGACGATGCCGGCGTGGCCAGGTCCGGTCGGCTGTTCTGCCGCCCGGAAGCCATCAGCGTCAACCCGCCGGTGCATGAAGAAAACCTGTTCCCGGCCAAAGTGCGCGAGATCACCTTCCTCGGCAACCGCTGCCGCATGAGCTTTGAGCTGGAGCAACTGCCCGGCCATCCGCTGCTGGCCGAGCTGGCCCCGGAGGCCATGCCGCGCCTGGGCGCCCAGGACATCTGGGTAGCCTTGCCGCCGCGCAGCCTGCAGGTGTTTGCCTGA
- a CDS encoding LysR family transcriptional regulator, translating into MLSAELKAFFMVARLGSITQAAKKLGLSQPTVTTQIRNLEGQYGVELFYRGGRRLTVSDDGARLLPMVKALLQQEADIEFFLRNNGQVQGALRIAATAPYYILDLVKAFRERLPQVEVSVEIGNSQQVLEALDDYRVDVAASSQLLEDPRLIRRVLGTDPLVLAVHRNHPLAKRDHVPLTALAGHTLLMREAGSTTRRLTEELLQGAGVSHGPLLEIGSRESIREAVLRNIGISIIARQEVPHDPQLRVLTIENAPQIPEYLYCLKERKGARLPAAFLGLAQEMSPL; encoded by the coding sequence GTGCTGAGTGCCGAGTTGAAGGCGTTTTTTATGGTCGCGCGTTTGGGCAGCATTACCCAGGCGGCGAAAAAACTCGGCCTGAGCCAGCCCACGGTCACCACCCAGATTCGCAACCTGGAAGGCCAGTACGGCGTTGAGCTGTTCTACCGTGGCGGCCGCCGCCTCACCGTCAGCGACGACGGCGCGCGGTTATTGCCGATGGTCAAGGCGTTGCTGCAGCAGGAAGCGGACATCGAGTTCTTCCTGCGCAACAATGGCCAGGTCCAGGGTGCCCTGCGAATTGCCGCAACGGCGCCGTATTACATCCTCGATCTGGTCAAAGCCTTTCGTGAGCGCCTGCCCCAGGTGGAAGTATCGGTGGAAATCGGCAACTCCCAGCAAGTGCTCGAAGCGCTGGACGACTACCGCGTCGACGTTGCCGCTTCCTCGCAACTGCTGGAAGACCCGCGCCTGATCCGCCGCGTACTCGGCACCGACCCCCTGGTGCTGGCGGTGCATCGCAACCATCCCCTGGCCAAACGGGATCACGTGCCGCTCACCGCATTGGCCGGGCACACCTTATTGATGCGTGAAGCGGGCTCCACCACCCGGCGCCTCACCGAAGAGTTGCTGCAGGGCGCCGGCGTGAGCCATGGGCCGCTGCTGGAAATCGGTAGCCGCGAGTCGATTCGCGAGGCGGTGCTGCGCAATATCGGCATCAGCATCATCGCCCGCCAGGAAGTGCCCCATGACCCGCAGCTGCGCGTGCTGACTATCGAGAATGCGCCGCAGATTCCGGAGTATCTGTATTGCCTCAAGGAGCGCAAAGGCGCGCGGCTGCCGGCGGCGTTTCTGGGGTTGGCGCAGGAAATGTCGCCGCTCTGA